The genomic window CCCACTACCCCCTGCTGGAAGACCTGCTGCGGGAGCTGCTGCCCCAGCACGTGGTGCTGGTGGATCCGGCCGAGGCCGCCGTGGCGCGCCTGTCGGTCTGCATCGGCCGAACGCCGGCGCCGCTGCCGCAGCGCTGCGGCCTGCACCCGTCTCCCGCTCTGGCCAGTGGCAGCCGCTTCTGCGTGACTGGCGATCCGGAGGCCTTCGCCCGTGCCGCCATGCCCTGGCTGGGCTGGCGGCCGGTGGTGGAGCAGGTGGCGCTCTCAGCGCCGATCCAGGCCTTCTAGGATCCATCCACTGAGCAGGGGTCATGGCCACGGTCGCGCAATTGCTCCAGCCGGTCGAGAACGACCTCGAAACTCTGCTGAGCGATCTGCGCAGCCTGATCGGCGCCGGCCACCCGATCCTCCAGGCTGCAGCTGAGCACCTCTTTAGTGCCGGTGGCAAACGGATCCGCCCCGGCGTGGTTCTGCTGCTCTCACGGGCTCTCAGCCCTGATGGTGAGCTCTCCAGCCGGCACCGGCGCCTGGCTGAGATCACCGAAATGATTCACACCGCCTCCCTCGTCCACGACGACGTGGTCGATGAGGCCTCCACCCGCCGCGGCGTGGACACGGTCCACAGCCGCTTCAACAATCGCCTGGCGGTGCTGGCGGGCGATTTCCTTTTCGCCCAGGCCAGCTGGCACCTCGCCAACCTCGACGACCTCGATGTGGTGAAGCTGCTCTCGCGCGTGATCATGGACCTGGCCGACGGCGAAGTGCGACAGGGTCTGTTCCGCTACGACACCGGCCAGAGCTTCGAGACCTACCTCGAAAAGAGCTACTGCAAAACTGCCTCGCTGATCGCCAACAGCGCCCGCGCCGCCGGGGTGCTGAGCAACCTGCCGGTCGATCGCCTCGATCAGCTCTACCGCTTCGGCCGCCAGTTGGGCCTGGCCTTCCAGGTGGTCGACGACATCCTCGACTTCACCGGCAGCGATCAGCAACTGGGAAAGCCTGCTGCCAGCGATCTGGCCGCCGGCTACCTCACGGCCCCGGTGCTCTTCGCCCTTGAGGAACGTCCGCCCCTGGCCGGGCTGATCGAGCGAGAGCTCTGCGAACCCGGCGACCTCGATCAGGCGCTGGAGCTGGTGCGGGGCTGCGAAGCGATCCCCCGGTCGCGCACGCTGGCCGAAGGTTTTGCCCGAGAGGCCGGCGAAGCGCTCCAGTGGCTACCGCCTTCCGCCTCCAGCGACGCCCTCAAGGCCCTGCCGGACTTCGTGCTCAGCCGCCTCTATTGAGCGCGCTGTGCCGAGCTGAGTGGGCTTGCTCCGCCGAATCGCACCGCCGTTTGACCTGCTCTCACGCAATGGCCAGAGCAGGTTGCTGCACGAGGGATGGATCCATTAACCGAGAAGCCAGTTCTCCTTCACACAGGCTGCTTCAAAATCAGGGAGGTGTGAAGATTCAAAGCCACAAGATCTCTCACATTTTGCTAGCGATTGGCGGGCAGCTTTACCCATGCTGAAAAGGAACCCTCCCATGGACATCAATCAGCACCATTTCGAGCTACAAATCCTCTGACCTCCCCCTCTCAGAGATCCACACCATGAGCGAGGGCAGTCCCTCCAACCAACCCGTGC from Synechococcus sp. MW101C3 includes these protein-coding regions:
- the sds gene encoding solanesyl diphosphate synthase, whose protein sequence is MATVAQLLQPVENDLETLLSDLRSLIGAGHPILQAAAEHLFSAGGKRIRPGVVLLLSRALSPDGELSSRHRRLAEITEMIHTASLVHDDVVDEASTRRGVDTVHSRFNNRLAVLAGDFLFAQASWHLANLDDLDVVKLLSRVIMDLADGEVRQGLFRYDTGQSFETYLEKSYCKTASLIANSARAAGVLSNLPVDRLDQLYRFGRQLGLAFQVVDDILDFTGSDQQLGKPAASDLAAGYLTAPVLFALEERPPLAGLIERELCEPGDLDQALELVRGCEAIPRSRTLAEGFAREAGEALQWLPPSASSDALKALPDFVLSRLY